The following are from one region of the Trueperaceae bacterium genome:
- the secE gene encoding preprotein translocase subunit SecE, with product MKGLMQYLRNSRAELGRVTWPTRSEVVQATQATLLFVLITVAFLLVADTTLGNLIGLIT from the coding sequence GTGAAGGGCTTGATGCAGTACCTGCGGAACTCGCGGGCGGAGCTCGGTCGCGTGACGTGGCCGACCCGCAGCGAAGTGGTGCAGGCCACCCAAGCGACGCTGCTCTTCGTGCTGATCACGGTGGCGTTCCTGCTCGTCGCCGACACCACGCTCGGCAACCTGATCGGCCTGATCACCTGA
- the nusG gene encoding transcription termination/antitermination protein NusG, which translates to MSIEWYAVHTYVGHEDKVKANIMSRAQTLGIQDRIYQVVVPSEETVEHAAGGKQEVVRRKSFPGYIFVQMDLGDNPDEPNEAWEVVRYTPGVTGFVGTASRAVPLTPDEEQRMLGSLGITGAREAPKIQVTYHAGDSVQVTSGPFADFTGIVSEVNPERGTLKVLVSIFGRETPVELDFAQVVKG; encoded by the coding sequence ATGAGCATCGAATGGTACGCCGTCCACACCTACGTCGGCCACGAAGACAAGGTCAAGGCGAACATCATGAGCCGGGCGCAGACGCTCGGCATTCAGGACCGCATCTACCAGGTCGTCGTGCCGAGCGAGGAGACGGTCGAGCATGCCGCGGGCGGCAAGCAGGAGGTCGTGAGGCGCAAGAGCTTCCCCGGCTACATCTTCGTGCAGATGGATCTCGGGGACAACCCCGACGAACCCAACGAAGCGTGGGAGGTCGTGCGCTACACGCCCGGCGTCACCGGCTTCGTCGGCACCGCCAGCCGCGCCGTGCCGCTCACGCCCGACGAGGAACAGCGCATGCTGGGCAGCCTCGGCATCACCGGCGCCCGTGAGGCGCCCAAGATCCAAGTCACCTACCACGCCGGCGACAGCGTCCAAGTCACGTCGGGCCCGTTCGCCGACTTCACCGGCATCGTCTCGGAGGTCAACCCCGAGCGAGGCACCCTGAAGGTGCTCGTATCCATCTTCGGACGGGAAACCCCCGTCGAACTCGACTTCGCGCAGGTCGTCAAGGGCTGA
- the rpmG gene encoding 50S ribosomal protein L33, whose amino-acid sequence MASDVRIKLLLECTECKRRNYATHKNRRNTTDKIELRKYCPWERKHTVHKEVKV is encoded by the coding sequence ATGGCCAGCGACGTTCGCATCAAACTGCTGCTCGAGTGCACCGAGTGCAAGCGCCGGAACTACGCGACGCACAAGAATCGGCGCAACACGACCGACAAGATCGAGCTGCGCAAGTACTGCCCCTGGGAACGCAAGCACACCGTGCACAAAGAGGTGAAGGTCTAA
- the rplK gene encoding 50S ribosomal protein L11, translating to MSKKVEGIVKLQLPAGGATPAPPVGPALGQYGANIMEFVKAYNAATADQAGAVVPVEITIYADRSFTFTMRTPPASFLIKQAAGIEKGSGEPHTNKVGSITWDQCLQIGRTKMEDLNAGDENAAAWIVAGSARSMGVEVEGAPDRG from the coding sequence ATGTCCAAGAAGGTCGAAGGCATCGTCAAGCTACAGCTACCCGCCGGAGGGGCGACCCCTGCCCCGCCGGTCGGGCCGGCGCTGGGGCAGTACGGGGCCAACATCATGGAGTTCGTCAAGGCGTACAACGCCGCCACCGCCGACCAGGCGGGCGCGGTCGTGCCGGTGGAGATCACCATCTACGCCGACCGGTCGTTCACCTTCACGATGCGCACCCCGCCCGCCAGCTTCCTCATCAAGCAGGCGGCGGGCATCGAGAAGGGCTCGGGCGAGCCGCACACGAACAAGGTCGGCTCCATCACGTGGGATCAGTGCCTCCAGATCGGTCGCACGAAGATGGAGGACCTCAACGCCGGGGACGAGAACGCCGCGGCGTGGATCGTCGCCGGCAGCGCCCGCTCGATGGGCGTCGAGGTGGAAGGGGCGCCGGATCGTGGCTAA